One Festucalex cinctus isolate MCC-2025b chromosome 1, RoL_Fcin_1.0, whole genome shotgun sequence genomic region harbors:
- the mylk4a gene encoding uncharacterized protein mylk4a isoform X2, with protein sequence MSSFMKTTGLGQRVGDNSSFDLIQNRIESLSGKMDKLINLQEKVLIRLDAKSSVTEKDEENVKSLVNQSQGQDVKDIYQEMSTIMSAVNQRSEIQAQKLEGMEKLVLSMQQVISFIGETIKSSKVMELMFKSPAASKGNKGKQVSKRKSSDTIKKPDKFKDHSKDGAERPCLTPKGQKTMKPPDTAELSPKKQALLREEVLKLNRENAAKSSQQTSPVSWKTEAEVSSAAQHPNSGTVDGLREDTQSSQKEKLDVQMDEEKDPEENMEVTGETVETQDVVEQVDKDEVEEEEVEEEVVEEVVEVEELAVKEESHTSDSDNQKEKTDTSSDDCEVTFLSKREVSVAGGSIETEELVVVEEYTEVLEVEEEDDEDQEEQEDWAVFRADGVEFQFDLKQRLERERTEKKAKTEEEKKPGDEEQYFIDTTPPPAAPFNHRIVSAKPNQISNFYTINWQEVLGGGRFGQVHKCVENSSGLTLAAKVIKAKSQKEKEVVKNEIQVMNSLDHANLIQLYAAYESRNDIILVLEYVGGGELFDRIIDENYTLMELDAVVFIRQICEGLQHMHKMSILHLDLKPENILCVSRVTNKIKIIDFGLARIYKPREKLRVNFGTPEFLAPEVINYDFVSFNTDMWSLGVITYMLLSGLCPFLGDDDNETLNNILACQWNFEEQEFVDTSEEAKDFITRLLVVNKCWRMGASEALKHPWLSDGSLHYKLNTKKTMCRSRRSSCVPQTES encoded by the exons ATGAGTTCCTTCATGAAGACAACGGGTTTAGGTCAGCGGGTGGGCGACAATAGCAGTTTTGACCTCATACAAAATCGGATCGAGTCATTGAGTGGTAAGATGGACAAGCTCATCAACCTTCAAGAGAAGGTCCTTATTCGACTGGATGCCAAGTCCAGTGTTACTGAAAAGGATGAGGAGAATGTCAAAAGCCTCGTCAACCAGTCACAGGGACAAGACGTCAAGGATATATACCAGGAAATGAGCACCATCATGTCTGCGGTTAACCAGCGGTCTGAGATTCAGGCTCAGAAGCTGGAGGGAATGGAGAAACTGGTCCTCAGCATGCAGCAGGTGATCAGCTTCATCGGGGAGACGATCAAGAGCTCCAAAGTTATGGAGCTCATGTTCAAAAGTCCCGCTGCCAGCAAGGGTAACAAAGGAAAGCAAGTCTCAAAGAGGAAATCATCAGATACAATAAAAAAGCCAGACAAG TTCAAGGACCACAGTAAAGATGGTGCAGAGAGGCCCTGTTTGACCCCCAAAGGCCAAAAGACGATGAAACCCCCAGACACTGCAG aaCTCTCACCGAAAAAACAGGCACTGCTTCGGGAAGAGGTGCTCAAACTCAACAGGGAGAATGCAGCGAAGTCATCTCAGCAGACGAGCCCCGTGTCTTGGAAGACAGAAGCTGAAGTTTCCTCTGCAGCGCAACACCCTAACAGTGGCACAGTCGACGGCTTACGGGAAGATACCCAAAGCTCTCAGAAGGAGAAGCTTGATGTTCAGATGGATGAGGAAAAGGATCCCGAAGAAAACATGGAGGTTACTGGCGAGACGGTTGAAACGCAGGATGTAGTGGAACAGGTAGACAAAGATGAAGTGGAGGAAGAAGAGGTTGAGGAAGAAGTGGTGGAAGAGGTTGTAGAGGTGGAGGAACTCGCAGTAAAAGAAGAATCACACACATCTGATTCTGacaatcaaaaagaaaaaacagacacaag CAGTGACGATTGTGAAGTCACCTTCCTGTCAAAGAGGGAGGTCAGCGTCGCCGGCGGTTCAATTGAGACTGAAGAACTTGTGGTGGTGGAGGAATACACCGAGGTCCTGGAAGTTGAGGAGGAAGATGACGAGGATCAGGAAGAGCAGGAAGACTGGGCGGTCTTCCGGGCGGATGGGGTTGAGTTCCAGTTTGATCTGAAACAGAGGTTGGAGCGAGAGAGGACGGAAAAGAAAGCCAAGACTGAGGAAGAAAAGAAGCCTGGGGATGAAGAGCAATACTTTATTG ATACCACTCCTCCCCCGGCTGCGCCATTTAATCACCGCATCGTGTCGGCCAAGCCCAACCAGATCAGCAACTTCTACACCATCAATTGGCAGGAGGTCCTGGGCGG GGGTCGTTTTGGCCAAGTGCACAAATGTGTTGAAAACTCATCCGGTCTGACGTTGGCAGCCAAGGTCATCAAAGCCAAGTCACAGAAAGAAAAG GAGGTGGTGAAGAACGAGATCCAAGTTATGAACAGTCTGGACCACGCCAACCTAATCCAACTATACGCAGCGTACGAGTCCAGGAATGACATCATCCTCGTGCTGGAATA CGTCGGCGGAGGCGAGCTGTTTGACAGGATAATCGATGAAAACTACACGTTAATGGAGCTGGATGCCGTGGTCTTCATCAGGCAGATCTGTGAGGGCTTGCAGCATATGCACAAAATGTCTATCCTACATTTGGACTTAAAG CCGGAAAACATCCTATGCGTAAGCAGGGTCACTAATAAAATCAAGATCATCGATTTTGGCCTCGCGAGGAT CTACAAACCGAGGGAGAAGCTGCGAGTCAATTTTGGCACTCCCGAATTTCTTGCCCCTGAAGTGATCAACTACGACTTTGTGTCCTTTAACACAGACATGTGGAGCCTTGGTGTCATCACATACATGCT CCTGAGCGGCCTGTGTCCTTTCCTGGGCGACGACGACAACGAGACGCTCAATAACATCTTGGCCTGCCAGTGGAACTTCGAAGAACAAGAGTTTGTGGACACGTCCGAAGAGGCCAAAGACTTCATCACCAGGCTCCTCGTCGTCAATAAATG ttggAGGATGGGAGCTTCCGAGGCCCTGAAACATCCTTGGCTGTCCGACGGTTCCCTTCATTACAAACTTAATACCAAG AAAACCATGTGCCGGTCTCGCCGGTCATCCTGTGTGCCTCAAACAGAGAGTTGA
- the mylk4a gene encoding uncharacterized protein mylk4a isoform X3, with protein MWGLVTALGDFTSTWDVWLVSSMCVLLVAYIWHKFGDLLFFRRSHNASPHDTQITTSNKAKKGNEEVTPICEPATLSSHRTIIHGPKHFLAARKHATFFKDHSKDGAERPCLTPKGQKTMKPPDTAELSPKKQALLREEVLKLNRENAAKSSQQTSPVSWKTEAEVSSAAQHPNSGTVDGLREDTQSSQKEKLDVQMDEEKDPEENMEVTGETVETQDVVEQVDKDEVEEEEVEEEVVEEVVEVEELAVKEESHTSDSDNQKEKTDTSSDDCEVTFLSKREVSVAGGSIETEELVVVEEYTEVLEVEEEDDEDQEEQEDWAVFRADGVEFQFDLKQRLERERTEKKAKTEEEKKPGDEEQYFIDTTPPPAAPFNHRIVSAKPNQISNFYTINWQEVLGGGRFGQVHKCVENSSGLTLAAKVIKAKSQKEKEVVKNEIQVMNSLDHANLIQLYAAYESRNDIILVLEYVGGGELFDRIIDENYTLMELDAVVFIRQICEGLQHMHKMSILHLDLKPENILCVSRVTNKIKIIDFGLARIYKPREKLRVNFGTPEFLAPEVINYDFVSFNTDMWSLGVITYMLLSGLCPFLGDDDNETLNNILACQWNFEEQEFVDTSEEAKDFITRLLVVNKCWRMGASEALKHPWLSDGSLHYKLNTKKTMCRSRRSSCVPQTES; from the exons ATGTGGGGGCTTGTTACAGCTCTAGGGGACTTTACCAGCACTTGGGATGTTTGGTTGGTCAGCAGCATGTGTGTGCTTCTTGTAGCCTACATTTGGCACAAGTTTGGGGATTTACTCTTCTTCAGGAGGAGTCACAACGCATCACCGCACGACACACAG ATAACTACCTCTAATAAAGCCAAAAAAGGGAACGAAGAGGTAACTCCTATTTGTGAGCCTGCTACTCTGTCATCTCACAGGACGATCATCCACGGACCAAAGCATTTCCTCGCCGCTCGCAAACATGCAACCTTT TTCAAGGACCACAGTAAAGATGGTGCAGAGAGGCCCTGTTTGACCCCCAAAGGCCAAAAGACGATGAAACCCCCAGACACTGCAG aaCTCTCACCGAAAAAACAGGCACTGCTTCGGGAAGAGGTGCTCAAACTCAACAGGGAGAATGCAGCGAAGTCATCTCAGCAGACGAGCCCCGTGTCTTGGAAGACAGAAGCTGAAGTTTCCTCTGCAGCGCAACACCCTAACAGTGGCACAGTCGACGGCTTACGGGAAGATACCCAAAGCTCTCAGAAGGAGAAGCTTGATGTTCAGATGGATGAGGAAAAGGATCCCGAAGAAAACATGGAGGTTACTGGCGAGACGGTTGAAACGCAGGATGTAGTGGAACAGGTAGACAAAGATGAAGTGGAGGAAGAAGAGGTTGAGGAAGAAGTGGTGGAAGAGGTTGTAGAGGTGGAGGAACTCGCAGTAAAAGAAGAATCACACACATCTGATTCTGacaatcaaaaagaaaaaacagacacaag CAGTGACGATTGTGAAGTCACCTTCCTGTCAAAGAGGGAGGTCAGCGTCGCCGGCGGTTCAATTGAGACTGAAGAACTTGTGGTGGTGGAGGAATACACCGAGGTCCTGGAAGTTGAGGAGGAAGATGACGAGGATCAGGAAGAGCAGGAAGACTGGGCGGTCTTCCGGGCGGATGGGGTTGAGTTCCAGTTTGATCTGAAACAGAGGTTGGAGCGAGAGAGGACGGAAAAGAAAGCCAAGACTGAGGAAGAAAAGAAGCCTGGGGATGAAGAGCAATACTTTATTG ATACCACTCCTCCCCCGGCTGCGCCATTTAATCACCGCATCGTGTCGGCCAAGCCCAACCAGATCAGCAACTTCTACACCATCAATTGGCAGGAGGTCCTGGGCGG GGGTCGTTTTGGCCAAGTGCACAAATGTGTTGAAAACTCATCCGGTCTGACGTTGGCAGCCAAGGTCATCAAAGCCAAGTCACAGAAAGAAAAG GAGGTGGTGAAGAACGAGATCCAAGTTATGAACAGTCTGGACCACGCCAACCTAATCCAACTATACGCAGCGTACGAGTCCAGGAATGACATCATCCTCGTGCTGGAATA CGTCGGCGGAGGCGAGCTGTTTGACAGGATAATCGATGAAAACTACACGTTAATGGAGCTGGATGCCGTGGTCTTCATCAGGCAGATCTGTGAGGGCTTGCAGCATATGCACAAAATGTCTATCCTACATTTGGACTTAAAG CCGGAAAACATCCTATGCGTAAGCAGGGTCACTAATAAAATCAAGATCATCGATTTTGGCCTCGCGAGGAT CTACAAACCGAGGGAGAAGCTGCGAGTCAATTTTGGCACTCCCGAATTTCTTGCCCCTGAAGTGATCAACTACGACTTTGTGTCCTTTAACACAGACATGTGGAGCCTTGGTGTCATCACATACATGCT CCTGAGCGGCCTGTGTCCTTTCCTGGGCGACGACGACAACGAGACGCTCAATAACATCTTGGCCTGCCAGTGGAACTTCGAAGAACAAGAGTTTGTGGACACGTCCGAAGAGGCCAAAGACTTCATCACCAGGCTCCTCGTCGTCAATAAATG ttggAGGATGGGAGCTTCCGAGGCCCTGAAACATCCTTGGCTGTCCGACGGTTCCCTTCATTACAAACTTAATACCAAG AAAACCATGTGCCGGTCTCGCCGGTCATCCTGTGTGCCTCAAACAGAGAGTTGA
- the mylk4a gene encoding uncharacterized protein mylk4a isoform X1 — translation MSSFMKTTGLGQRVGDNSSFDLIQNRIESLSGKMDKLINLQEKVLIRLDAKSSVTEKDEENVKSLVNQSQGQDVKDIYQEMSTIMSAVNQRSEIQAQKLEGMEKLVLSMQQVISFIGETIKSSKVMELMFKSPAASKGNKGKQVSKRKSSDTIKKPDKITTSNKAKKGNEEVTPICEPATLSSHRTIIHGPKHFLAARKHATFFKDHSKDGAERPCLTPKGQKTMKPPDTAELSPKKQALLREEVLKLNRENAAKSSQQTSPVSWKTEAEVSSAAQHPNSGTVDGLREDTQSSQKEKLDVQMDEEKDPEENMEVTGETVETQDVVEQVDKDEVEEEEVEEEVVEEVVEVEELAVKEESHTSDSDNQKEKTDTSSDDCEVTFLSKREVSVAGGSIETEELVVVEEYTEVLEVEEEDDEDQEEQEDWAVFRADGVEFQFDLKQRLERERTEKKAKTEEEKKPGDEEQYFIDTTPPPAAPFNHRIVSAKPNQISNFYTINWQEVLGGGRFGQVHKCVENSSGLTLAAKVIKAKSQKEKEVVKNEIQVMNSLDHANLIQLYAAYESRNDIILVLEYVGGGELFDRIIDENYTLMELDAVVFIRQICEGLQHMHKMSILHLDLKPENILCVSRVTNKIKIIDFGLARIYKPREKLRVNFGTPEFLAPEVINYDFVSFNTDMWSLGVITYMLLSGLCPFLGDDDNETLNNILACQWNFEEQEFVDTSEEAKDFITRLLVVNKCWRMGASEALKHPWLSDGSLHYKLNTKKTMCRSRRSSCVPQTES, via the exons ATGAGTTCCTTCATGAAGACAACGGGTTTAGGTCAGCGGGTGGGCGACAATAGCAGTTTTGACCTCATACAAAATCGGATCGAGTCATTGAGTGGTAAGATGGACAAGCTCATCAACCTTCAAGAGAAGGTCCTTATTCGACTGGATGCCAAGTCCAGTGTTACTGAAAAGGATGAGGAGAATGTCAAAAGCCTCGTCAACCAGTCACAGGGACAAGACGTCAAGGATATATACCAGGAAATGAGCACCATCATGTCTGCGGTTAACCAGCGGTCTGAGATTCAGGCTCAGAAGCTGGAGGGAATGGAGAAACTGGTCCTCAGCATGCAGCAGGTGATCAGCTTCATCGGGGAGACGATCAAGAGCTCCAAAGTTATGGAGCTCATGTTCAAAAGTCCCGCTGCCAGCAAGGGTAACAAAGGAAAGCAAGTCTCAAAGAGGAAATCATCAGATACAATAAAAAAGCCAGACAAG ATAACTACCTCTAATAAAGCCAAAAAAGGGAACGAAGAGGTAACTCCTATTTGTGAGCCTGCTACTCTGTCATCTCACAGGACGATCATCCACGGACCAAAGCATTTCCTCGCCGCTCGCAAACATGCAACCTTT TTCAAGGACCACAGTAAAGATGGTGCAGAGAGGCCCTGTTTGACCCCCAAAGGCCAAAAGACGATGAAACCCCCAGACACTGCAG aaCTCTCACCGAAAAAACAGGCACTGCTTCGGGAAGAGGTGCTCAAACTCAACAGGGAGAATGCAGCGAAGTCATCTCAGCAGACGAGCCCCGTGTCTTGGAAGACAGAAGCTGAAGTTTCCTCTGCAGCGCAACACCCTAACAGTGGCACAGTCGACGGCTTACGGGAAGATACCCAAAGCTCTCAGAAGGAGAAGCTTGATGTTCAGATGGATGAGGAAAAGGATCCCGAAGAAAACATGGAGGTTACTGGCGAGACGGTTGAAACGCAGGATGTAGTGGAACAGGTAGACAAAGATGAAGTGGAGGAAGAAGAGGTTGAGGAAGAAGTGGTGGAAGAGGTTGTAGAGGTGGAGGAACTCGCAGTAAAAGAAGAATCACACACATCTGATTCTGacaatcaaaaagaaaaaacagacacaag CAGTGACGATTGTGAAGTCACCTTCCTGTCAAAGAGGGAGGTCAGCGTCGCCGGCGGTTCAATTGAGACTGAAGAACTTGTGGTGGTGGAGGAATACACCGAGGTCCTGGAAGTTGAGGAGGAAGATGACGAGGATCAGGAAGAGCAGGAAGACTGGGCGGTCTTCCGGGCGGATGGGGTTGAGTTCCAGTTTGATCTGAAACAGAGGTTGGAGCGAGAGAGGACGGAAAAGAAAGCCAAGACTGAGGAAGAAAAGAAGCCTGGGGATGAAGAGCAATACTTTATTG ATACCACTCCTCCCCCGGCTGCGCCATTTAATCACCGCATCGTGTCGGCCAAGCCCAACCAGATCAGCAACTTCTACACCATCAATTGGCAGGAGGTCCTGGGCGG GGGTCGTTTTGGCCAAGTGCACAAATGTGTTGAAAACTCATCCGGTCTGACGTTGGCAGCCAAGGTCATCAAAGCCAAGTCACAGAAAGAAAAG GAGGTGGTGAAGAACGAGATCCAAGTTATGAACAGTCTGGACCACGCCAACCTAATCCAACTATACGCAGCGTACGAGTCCAGGAATGACATCATCCTCGTGCTGGAATA CGTCGGCGGAGGCGAGCTGTTTGACAGGATAATCGATGAAAACTACACGTTAATGGAGCTGGATGCCGTGGTCTTCATCAGGCAGATCTGTGAGGGCTTGCAGCATATGCACAAAATGTCTATCCTACATTTGGACTTAAAG CCGGAAAACATCCTATGCGTAAGCAGGGTCACTAATAAAATCAAGATCATCGATTTTGGCCTCGCGAGGAT CTACAAACCGAGGGAGAAGCTGCGAGTCAATTTTGGCACTCCCGAATTTCTTGCCCCTGAAGTGATCAACTACGACTTTGTGTCCTTTAACACAGACATGTGGAGCCTTGGTGTCATCACATACATGCT CCTGAGCGGCCTGTGTCCTTTCCTGGGCGACGACGACAACGAGACGCTCAATAACATCTTGGCCTGCCAGTGGAACTTCGAAGAACAAGAGTTTGTGGACACGTCCGAAGAGGCCAAAGACTTCATCACCAGGCTCCTCGTCGTCAATAAATG ttggAGGATGGGAGCTTCCGAGGCCCTGAAACATCCTTGGCTGTCCGACGGTTCCCTTCATTACAAACTTAATACCAAG AAAACCATGTGCCGGTCTCGCCGGTCATCCTGTGTGCCTCAAACAGAGAGTTGA
- the mylk4a gene encoding uncharacterized protein mylk4a isoform X4, with protein sequence MWGLVTALGDFTSTWDVWLVSSMCVLLVAYIWHKFGDLLFFRRSHNASPHDTQFKDHSKDGAERPCLTPKGQKTMKPPDTAELSPKKQALLREEVLKLNRENAAKSSQQTSPVSWKTEAEVSSAAQHPNSGTVDGLREDTQSSQKEKLDVQMDEEKDPEENMEVTGETVETQDVVEQVDKDEVEEEEVEEEVVEEVVEVEELAVKEESHTSDSDNQKEKTDTSSDDCEVTFLSKREVSVAGGSIETEELVVVEEYTEVLEVEEEDDEDQEEQEDWAVFRADGVEFQFDLKQRLERERTEKKAKTEEEKKPGDEEQYFIDTTPPPAAPFNHRIVSAKPNQISNFYTINWQEVLGGGRFGQVHKCVENSSGLTLAAKVIKAKSQKEKEVVKNEIQVMNSLDHANLIQLYAAYESRNDIILVLEYVGGGELFDRIIDENYTLMELDAVVFIRQICEGLQHMHKMSILHLDLKPENILCVSRVTNKIKIIDFGLARIYKPREKLRVNFGTPEFLAPEVINYDFVSFNTDMWSLGVITYMLLSGLCPFLGDDDNETLNNILACQWNFEEQEFVDTSEEAKDFITRLLVVNKCWRMGASEALKHPWLSDGSLHYKLNTKKTMCRSRRSSCVPQTES encoded by the exons ATGTGGGGGCTTGTTACAGCTCTAGGGGACTTTACCAGCACTTGGGATGTTTGGTTGGTCAGCAGCATGTGTGTGCTTCTTGTAGCCTACATTTGGCACAAGTTTGGGGATTTACTCTTCTTCAGGAGGAGTCACAACGCATCACCGCACGACACACAG TTCAAGGACCACAGTAAAGATGGTGCAGAGAGGCCCTGTTTGACCCCCAAAGGCCAAAAGACGATGAAACCCCCAGACACTGCAG aaCTCTCACCGAAAAAACAGGCACTGCTTCGGGAAGAGGTGCTCAAACTCAACAGGGAGAATGCAGCGAAGTCATCTCAGCAGACGAGCCCCGTGTCTTGGAAGACAGAAGCTGAAGTTTCCTCTGCAGCGCAACACCCTAACAGTGGCACAGTCGACGGCTTACGGGAAGATACCCAAAGCTCTCAGAAGGAGAAGCTTGATGTTCAGATGGATGAGGAAAAGGATCCCGAAGAAAACATGGAGGTTACTGGCGAGACGGTTGAAACGCAGGATGTAGTGGAACAGGTAGACAAAGATGAAGTGGAGGAAGAAGAGGTTGAGGAAGAAGTGGTGGAAGAGGTTGTAGAGGTGGAGGAACTCGCAGTAAAAGAAGAATCACACACATCTGATTCTGacaatcaaaaagaaaaaacagacacaag CAGTGACGATTGTGAAGTCACCTTCCTGTCAAAGAGGGAGGTCAGCGTCGCCGGCGGTTCAATTGAGACTGAAGAACTTGTGGTGGTGGAGGAATACACCGAGGTCCTGGAAGTTGAGGAGGAAGATGACGAGGATCAGGAAGAGCAGGAAGACTGGGCGGTCTTCCGGGCGGATGGGGTTGAGTTCCAGTTTGATCTGAAACAGAGGTTGGAGCGAGAGAGGACGGAAAAGAAAGCCAAGACTGAGGAAGAAAAGAAGCCTGGGGATGAAGAGCAATACTTTATTG ATACCACTCCTCCCCCGGCTGCGCCATTTAATCACCGCATCGTGTCGGCCAAGCCCAACCAGATCAGCAACTTCTACACCATCAATTGGCAGGAGGTCCTGGGCGG GGGTCGTTTTGGCCAAGTGCACAAATGTGTTGAAAACTCATCCGGTCTGACGTTGGCAGCCAAGGTCATCAAAGCCAAGTCACAGAAAGAAAAG GAGGTGGTGAAGAACGAGATCCAAGTTATGAACAGTCTGGACCACGCCAACCTAATCCAACTATACGCAGCGTACGAGTCCAGGAATGACATCATCCTCGTGCTGGAATA CGTCGGCGGAGGCGAGCTGTTTGACAGGATAATCGATGAAAACTACACGTTAATGGAGCTGGATGCCGTGGTCTTCATCAGGCAGATCTGTGAGGGCTTGCAGCATATGCACAAAATGTCTATCCTACATTTGGACTTAAAG CCGGAAAACATCCTATGCGTAAGCAGGGTCACTAATAAAATCAAGATCATCGATTTTGGCCTCGCGAGGAT CTACAAACCGAGGGAGAAGCTGCGAGTCAATTTTGGCACTCCCGAATTTCTTGCCCCTGAAGTGATCAACTACGACTTTGTGTCCTTTAACACAGACATGTGGAGCCTTGGTGTCATCACATACATGCT CCTGAGCGGCCTGTGTCCTTTCCTGGGCGACGACGACAACGAGACGCTCAATAACATCTTGGCCTGCCAGTGGAACTTCGAAGAACAAGAGTTTGTGGACACGTCCGAAGAGGCCAAAGACTTCATCACCAGGCTCCTCGTCGTCAATAAATG ttggAGGATGGGAGCTTCCGAGGCCCTGAAACATCCTTGGCTGTCCGACGGTTCCCTTCATTACAAACTTAATACCAAG AAAACCATGTGCCGGTCTCGCCGGTCATCCTGTGTGCCTCAAACAGAGAGTTGA